The region CGGTCGTGGCCTGCGCCCGCCGCACGCTGGCGCTGTCCCGCCGGAAATGAGCGAAGGGGGGCGCCGCGTCCTCGGACGCGGCGCCCCCCTTCGACGTACCGGAGGAACTCAGACCTTCTTGGCCGACTCGGCCTCGCCCCGCGCCGCCTCCACGGACTCCTCGGGCTCCTCGGATTCCGCGGGCTCCACGGACTCCGTGGACTGCGCGGGTTCGTCGGACTCGGTGTCCGTCTTCGCGTCGGGCTTCTTGCCGTCGAGCTTCTTGCCGTCGGACTTCTTGTCGGTCGTCTCGGCGGCCTCGTCGTCAGCCTTGCTGTCGGCCTTGGTGTCGGACTTGGTGTCAGACTTCTTGTCGAGGGCGACGGCATCCCCGTCGGGGGTGTCCCCGTCCGGCTCCACGACCTCCTCGCGTCCCGGCCGCAGCCGCGCCGACACCACGATGTAGATCACCGCGAGGAGGAAGACCACCATCGCGGTCCAGTCGTTGAGACGCAGACCCAGGATGTGGTGGGCGTCGTCGACGCGCATGTACTCGATCCAGCCGCGGCCGACGCAGTACGCGGCGACGTACAGCGCGAACGCCCGTCCGTGACCCAGCGTGAAGCGGCGGTCCGCCCAGATGACGAGGAAACCGACGCCGATGCACCACAGGGACTCGTACAGGAACGTCGGGTGGTAGTACCCCGGCACGCGTCCGTCCGTGGAGGACGTGATGTGCAGCGCCCACGGCACGTCCGTCGCCTTGCCGTACAGCTCCTGGTTGAACCAGTTGCCCCAGCGCCCGATGGCCTGGGCGAAGACGATGCCGGGGGCGAGGGCGTCGGCCCAGGCGGGGAGCGGGATGCCGCGTCGGCGGCAGCCGATCCACGCGCCCACCGCACCTAGCGCGATCGCGCCCCAGATGCCGAGGCCGCCCTGCCACACCTTGAAGGCGTCCACCCAGTCACGGCCGTCGCTGAAGTACAGCTCGTAGTCCGTGATCACGTGGTAGAGCCGGCCGCCGACAAGGCCGAACGGGACGGCCCACACCGCGATGTCGGCCACCGTGCCGGGCCGCCCACCCCGGGCGATCCAGCGTTTGTTGCCGAGCCAGACGGCTACGAAGACGCCGATGATGATGCAGAACGCGTAGCCGCGCAGCGGGATGGGGCCGAGGTGCACCACACCGTGCGACGGGCTGGGAATGTAGGCGATATCCATGGCAGGGTCGACGCTACCCTGCCGGACCGGACCCACGGCAAGCACCCCGGCTACGGGTCCATAACAGGGGCCCTGACAGAGGCCCTGACACGGGCCGTGACAAGGACCGTGACAGAAGGCACAACTCGGGTCAGGACGTGAGCAACGACATGAGTCGCCCCCGGCCCGTGTCCGGGCCGGGGGCGCAGGGCCGACGCGGGGCTCAGGCCTTGTTCTCCGCCTCCACCATCTGCTTGAGCTTCGCGGGGGTCATCGTCTGGTCCTCGTAGATGTTCTTGCCGCCCAGCAGCACGGTCGGCGTGCCCCGGAATCCGCTGCTCTGGAAGGCCGCGTTCGACTTCACGACCCAGCTGTTGTGCGTGCCGTCCTTGACGCACTTCTGGAAGGCGGGGGTGTCCAGGCCGTCGACCTTGCCCGCCAGCTCGATGAGCTTGCTGTCGCTGGAGAAGTCGTCGGTGGTCTCACTGGGCTGGTTCTCGTAGAGCACGTCGTGGTACGCCGTGAACTTTCCGGCGTCCTGGGCGCAGGCCGCGGCGTTGGCCGCGTGCCGGGAGCCGCTGCCTCCCCTGCCGTCGTCGATGAGCGTGACCAGGTGGTACTCGACCCTGAGCTTTCCGGCGTCCACCAGCTCGTGGATCGTCGGGCGGTACACCGTCTCGAAGGCCTGGCAGGCCGGGCAGCGGAAGTCCTCCCAGACCGTGAGGGTCGACTTGGCGCCGTCCTTGCCGACGGGGATCGCGAGGCCGTTCTTGCCGGTCGCACCCGAGGGCGACACGGCCGGGCCCGACGCGGCGCTCTTCTTGTCCTTGCCCGAGTTGGCGGCCA is a window of Streptomyces sp. NBC_00271 DNA encoding:
- the lgt gene encoding prolipoprotein diacylglyceryl transferase yields the protein MDIAYIPSPSHGVVHLGPIPLRGYAFCIIIGVFVAVWLGNKRWIARGGRPGTVADIAVWAVPFGLVGGRLYHVITDYELYFSDGRDWVDAFKVWQGGLGIWGAIALGAVGAWIGCRRRGIPLPAWADALAPGIVFAQAIGRWGNWFNQELYGKATDVPWALHITSSTDGRVPGYYHPTFLYESLWCIGVGFLVIWADRRFTLGHGRAFALYVAAYCVGRGWIEYMRVDDAHHILGLRLNDWTAMVVFLLAVIYIVVSARLRPGREEVVEPDGDTPDGDAVALDKKSDTKSDTKADSKADDEAAETTDKKSDGKKLDGKKPDAKTDTESDEPAQSTESVEPAESEEPEESVEAARGEAESAKKV
- a CDS encoding DsbA family protein, producing MSEKNRDGKRTARERMAVEREKQKSADKRRRALIVGASVVCVLALAAVVGVLAANSGKDKKSAASGPAVSPSGATGKNGLAIPVGKDGAKSTLTVWEDFRCPACQAFETVYRPTIHELVDAGKLRVEYHLVTLIDDGRGGSGSRHAANAAACAQDAGKFTAYHDVLYENQPSETTDDFSSDSKLIELAGKVDGLDTPAFQKCVKDGTHNSWVVKSNAAFQSSGFRGTPTVLLGGKNIYEDQTMTPAKLKQMVEAENKA